From one Motacilla alba alba isolate MOTALB_02 chromosome 8, Motacilla_alba_V1.0_pri, whole genome shotgun sequence genomic stretch:
- the RGS4 gene encoding regulator of G-protein signaling 4 isoform X3, translating into MCKGLAALPATCLKSAKDMKHRLGFLLQKSDSCDYGSSHGKKEKLSSSQRLSQEEVRKWAESLENLIHHDSELGFMHTGEDEPQHAGAYAVLL; encoded by the exons ATGTGCAAGGGACTCGCTGCGCTGCCAGCCACTTGCTTAAAAAG tgccaAAGACATGAAGCACCGTCTGGGCTTCTTGCTGCAGAAGTCAGATTCCTGTGACTACGGCTCTTCCCATGGCAAGAAGGAGAAGTTGTCTTCAAGCCAGAG GCTTAGCCAAGAGGAAGTCAGAAAATGGGCAGAGTCTTTGGAAAATTTGATCCATCATGACA GTGAACTTGGATTCATGCACACGGGAGAAGACGAGCCACAACATGCTGGAGCCTACGCTGTCCTGCTttga
- the RGS4 gene encoding regulator of G-protein signaling 4 isoform X2, whose product MCKGLAALPATCLKSAKDMKHRLGFLLQKSDSCDYGSSHGKKEKLSSSQRLSQEEVRKWAESLENLIHHDRGLAAFRAFLKSEYSEENIEFWVSCEEYKKTKSPAKLSPKARKIYDEFISVQATKEVNLDSCTREKTSHNMLEPTLSCFDEAQRKIFTLMEKDSYRRFLKSPYYLDLVSPPGAGCGPENCKRNHTHSLDCNSNIISQCA is encoded by the exons ATGTGCAAGGGACTCGCTGCGCTGCCAGCCACTTGCTTAAAAAG tgccaAAGACATGAAGCACCGTCTGGGCTTCTTGCTGCAGAAGTCAGATTCCTGTGACTACGGCTCTTCCCATGGCAAGAAGGAGAAGTTGTCTTCAAGCCAGAG GCTTAGCCAAGAGGAAGTCAGAAAATGGGCAGAGTCTTTGGAAAATTTGATCCATCATGACA GAGGACTGGCTGCTTTCCGTGCTTTTCTCAAATCTGAGTACAGCGAAGAAAACATCGAGTTCTGGGTCAGCTGTGAGGAGTACAAGAAAACCAAGTCACCAGCCAAGCTCAGCCCCAAGGCCAGGAAGATCTACGATGAGTTCATCTCAGTGCAGGCCACAAAAGAG GTGAACTTGGATTCATGCACACGGGAGAAGACGAGCCACAACATGCTGGAGCCTACGCTGTCCTGCTttgatgaggctcagagaaaaatattcaccCTCATGGAGAAGGATTCTTACCGTCGCTTCCTCAAGTCCCCTTACTACCTGGACTTGGTCAGCCCGCCTGGTGCCGGCTGTGGGCCCGAAAACTGCAAAAGAAACCACACTCACAGCTTAGACTGCAACTCCAACATCATCTCTCAGTGTGCCTGA
- the RGS4 gene encoding regulator of G-protein signaling 4 isoform X1 — MKHRLGFLLQKSDSCDYGSSHGKKEKLSSSQRLSQEEVRKWAESLENLIHHDRGLAAFRAFLKSEYSEENIEFWVSCEEYKKTKSPAKLSPKARKIYDEFISVQATKEVNLDSCTREKTSHNMLEPTLSCFDEAQRKIFTLMEKDSYRRFLKSPYYLDLVSPPGAGCGPENCKRNHTHSLDCNSNIISQCA; from the exons ATGAAGCACCGTCTGGGCTTCTTGCTGCAGAAGTCAGATTCCTGTGACTACGGCTCTTCCCATGGCAAGAAGGAGAAGTTGTCTTCAAGCCAGAG GCTTAGCCAAGAGGAAGTCAGAAAATGGGCAGAGTCTTTGGAAAATTTGATCCATCATGACA GAGGACTGGCTGCTTTCCGTGCTTTTCTCAAATCTGAGTACAGCGAAGAAAACATCGAGTTCTGGGTCAGCTGTGAGGAGTACAAGAAAACCAAGTCACCAGCCAAGCTCAGCCCCAAGGCCAGGAAGATCTACGATGAGTTCATCTCAGTGCAGGCCACAAAAGAG GTGAACTTGGATTCATGCACACGGGAGAAGACGAGCCACAACATGCTGGAGCCTACGCTGTCCTGCTttgatgaggctcagagaaaaatattcaccCTCATGGAGAAGGATTCTTACCGTCGCTTCCTCAAGTCCCCTTACTACCTGGACTTGGTCAGCCCGCCTGGTGCCGGCTGTGGGCCCGAAAACTGCAAAAGAAACCACACTCACAGCTTAGACTGCAACTCCAACATCATCTCTCAGTGTGCCTGA
- the RGS5 gene encoding regulator of G-protein signaling 5: MCKGLAALPHTCLERAKEIKTKLGTLLQKPDSTIDFIIPYPEKPEKPPKAQKPSPEEALQWRDSLEKLLQNPYGLASFRSFLRSEFSEENAEFWVACEDYKKTKSPVKMAEKAKKIYEEFIQTEAPKEVNIDHFTKAVTMKNLVEPSPTSFDMAQKRIFALMEKDSLPRFVRSEFYHELIK, translated from the exons ATGTGCAAAGGATTAGCAGCGCTGCCCCACACGTGCCTGGAGAG ggccaaGGAGATCAAGACGAAGCTGGGCACACTGCTCCAGAAGCCTGACTCAACCATTGACTTCATCATCCCCTACCCCGAGAAGCCGGAGAAGCCGCCCAAGGCCCAGAA GCCCTCTCCGGAGGAGGCTCTGCAGTGGCGTGATTCCTTGGAGAAGCTCCTGCAAAACCCCT ATGGGCTCGCCAGCTTCCGCAGCTTCCTGCGCTCCGAGTTCAGTGAGGAGAACGCCGAGTTCTGGGTGGCCTGCGAGGACTACAAGAAAACCAAGTCCCCTGTGAAGATGGCTGAGAAGGCCAAAAAGATCTACGAGGAGTTCATCCAGACTGAGGCACCCAAAGAG GTGAACATCGACCACTTCACCAAGGCTGTGACCATGAAGAACCTGGTGGAGCCATCACCGACCAGCTTTGACATGGCCCAGAAGAGGATCTTTGCCCTGATGGAAAAAGACTCCCTGCCCAGATTTGTGCGGTCGGAGTTTTATCACGAGTTAATCAAGTAG
- the HTATIP2 gene encoding oxidoreductase HTATIP2, translating into MAAAAGGGSSCFVLGASGETGRALLRELLARRAFARVTLIGRRRLSLGEAEAAVEQAVVDFERLGEHAAAFQGHDVGFCCLGTTRAKAGADGFVRVDRDYVAQAAELARAGGCKHFVLQSSRGANARSRFLYLRVKGEVENLVQAVGFDHCTILRPAVLLCKRQESRPMEWIAQQFLGAVAHLFPTAYSVPVEVVARAMVACALQPGEGKVKVLENGAIHELGKAVPQQGT; encoded by the exons atggcggcggcggcgggcggcggcagcagctGCTTCGTGCTGGGCGCCTCCGGGGAGACGGGCCGGGCGCTGCTGCGGGAGCTGCTGGCCCGGCGGGCCTTCGCCCGGGTCACGCTGATCGGGCGGCGCCGGCTGAGCCTGGGCGAGGCGGAGGCGGCCGTG GAGCAGGCGGTGGTGGACTTCGAGCGGCTGGGCGAGCACGCCGCCGCCTTCCAGGGACACGACGTGGGCTTCTGCTGCCTGGGCACTACCAGGGCCAAGGCTGGCGCA gATGGCTTTGTCCGTGTGGATCGGGACTACGTGGCGCAGGCGGCAGAGCTGGCGCGGGCAGGGGGCTGCAAACACTTTGTCCTGCAGTCCTCCCGGGGGGCAAACGCACGGAGCCGCTTCCTCTACCTCCGCGTGAAG GGAGAAGTGGAAAACCTGGTCCAGGCTGTTGGTTTTGATCACTGTACCATTCTCCGGCCAGC ggtgctgctgtgcaAGCGCCAGGAGTCCCGGCCCATGGAGTGGATAGCCCAGCAGTTCTTGGGTGCTGTGGCTCACCTGTTCCCCACTGCTTACTCAGTGCCTGTGGAAGTGGTGGCCAGGGCTATGGTGGCCTGtgcactgcagccaggagaggggaAGGTAAAGGTGCTGGAGAACGGGGCCATCCatgagctggggaaggcagtgccacagcagggcaCATAG
- the LOC119703629 gene encoding 1-phosphatidylinositol phosphodiesterase-like → MNPRRTCRLRGRTRVMTVTGLMAGIPLHLPVCRRHPRPCPARWALLHSHRQTQGSGGPARCRGARSPGGMETWSRRSAAFDCVPQPAACCPDWMAELPDALPLSRLSIPGTHDSLSLFGGRRLRCQSWGLEAQLAAGVRFLDVRCKLSRGELRIYHLCTFQRASLRGVLRRTLRFLRAHPGEAVLMRIKEELPICSRPGFAAQLHRCLLEEGQGCVWCREEVPTLGQVRGKIVVLEALAREVLGIPYEQLSISDAWNVLSLERKWARVRLHLEKAAGGDPSTMYLTFCSGNGLFTCPEEVARFVNPRCCQHLRRRGGQPVRWGVVIMDFPGAGLLRLIVESNGPRASGHGTAAAGTATGPSRRRRGTQDRRGTQDRGGTLDRGGTQNSPSP, encoded by the exons ATGAATCCCAGGCGCACGTGCCGTTTGCGAGGCAGGACGCGCGTCATGACAGTCACCGGGTTAATGGCTGGCATCCCGCTCCACCTGCCAGTGTGCCGCCGGCACCCACGGCCGTGCCCTGCtcgctgggctctgctccacagccaccGGCAAACCCAG ggctctggggggcCAGCCAGGTGCCGGGGTGCCCGCTCTCCCGGTGGCATGGAGACATGGTCCCGGCGCAGCGCTGCCTTCGACTGCGTGccccagccggcagcctgctgccCTGACTGGATGGCGGAGCTCCCCGACGCCCTGCCCCTCTCCCGCCTCTCCATCCCTGGCACCCACGATTCCCTCAGCCTGTTCGGTGGCCGGCGCCTGCggtgccagagctggggcctgGAGGCCCAGCTGGCGGCCGGCGTCCGCTTCCTGGATGTGCGCTGCAAGCTGTCGCGGGGCGAGCTCCGCATCTACCACCTGTGCACCTTCCAGCGGGCCAGCCTGCGCGGCGTCCTGCGCCGCACCCTGCGCTTCCTCCGCGCCCACCCCGGCGAGGCCGTGCTTATGCGCAtcaaggaggagctgcccatCTGCTCCCGGCCCGGCTTCGCCGCCCAGCTGCaccgctgcctgctggaagaGGGACAGGGCTGCGTGTGGTGCCGGGAGGAGGTGCCAACGCTGGGCCAGGTGCGCGGCAAGATAGTGGTGCTGGAGGCGCTGGCGCGGGAGGTGCTGGGCATCCCCTACGAGCAGCTGAGCATCAGCGACGCCTGGAACGTGCTCTCGCTGGAGCGCAAGTGGGCCCGGGTGCGGCTGCACCTGGAGAAGGCGGCCGGCGGAGACCCCAGCACCATGTACCTCACCTTCTGCTCCGGCAATGGGCTCTTCACCTGCCCAGAGGAGGTGGCCCGCTTTGTGAATCCccgctgctgccagcacctgcgGCGCCGGGGCGGGCAGCCCGTGCGCTGGGGGGTGGTCATCATGGACTTCCCCGGAGCAGGCCTTCTCCGGCTCATCGTGGAGAGCAACGGCCCGCGGGCCAGTGGACACGGCACGGCGGCCGCCGGCACCGCCACGGGACCCTCCCGGCGCCGCCGCGGCACACAGGACAGACGCGGCACACAGGACAGAGGCGGCACACTGGACAGAGGCGGCACACAGAACAG TCCTTCTCCTTAA